In the Engraulis encrasicolus isolate BLACKSEA-1 chromosome 9, IST_EnEncr_1.0, whole genome shotgun sequence genome, one interval contains:
- the LOC134454940 gene encoding inositol monophosphatase 1-like isoform X1, whose amino-acid sequence MDDPWMECMDHCIAVTQEAGKMIREALQKDISIKQKSSPVDLVTETDQKVENLIISSIREKYPTHSFIGEESVAAGAPSILTDDPTWIIDPIDGTTNFVHRFPFVSVSIGFTVNKEIEFGIVYSCIEDKMYTARKGKGAFCNGVPIKVSGQKDISQSLVLTEMGFKPDPKIFRAMMANMESILTIPVHGIRAPGSAAVNMCLVASGAADAYYHIGIHCWDMAGGAAIIREAGGVIMDITGGPFDLMSRRLITASSEDIAKQLAQKIQPFPCGRDDTEN is encoded by the exons ATGGATGATCCATGGATGGAGTGTATGGATCACTGCATTGCTGTGACTCAAGAGGCCGGAAAG ATGATTCGCGAGGCGCTGCAGAAGGATATCTCCATCAAGCAGAAGAGCTCCCCAGTCGACCTTGTCACCGAGACGGACCAGAAAGTGGAGAACCTCATCATCTCCTCCATCAGAGAAAAGTACCCCACGCACAG TTTCATAGGTGAGGAGTCGGTAGCAGCCGGTGCGCCCAGCATCTTAACAGACGACCCCACATGGATCATCGACCCCATCGACGGCACCACCAACTTTGTACACAG GTTTCCCTTTGTCTCCGTATCCATCGGCTTCACAGTCAACAAAGAG ATAGAGTTCGGCATAGTCTACAGCTGTATAGAGGATAAGATGTACACGGCTCGGAAAGGTAAAGGAGCCTTCTGCAACGGGGTCCCCATCAAAGTGTCCGGACAAAAAG ATATCAGCCAGTCTCTGGTGCTGACGGAGATGGGTTTCAAGCCTGATCCCAAGATCTTCAGAGCCATGATGGCTAACATGGAGTCCATACTCACCATCCCTGTGCatgg GATCCGTGCCCCTGGCAGTGCAGCGGTCAACATGTGCCTGGTGGCCAGCGGGGCGGCTGATGCCTACTACCACATCGGCATCCACTGCTGGGACATGGCAGGGGGGGCGGCTATCATACGAGAGGCAGGAGGGGTCATCATGGatatcacag GAGGTCCATTTGACCTGATGTCTCGTCGGCTCATCACTGCCAGTAGTGAGGACATTGCCAAGCAGCTCGCTCAGAAGATACAGCCGTTCCCGTGCGGACGAGACGATACAGAGAACTag
- the LOC134454939 gene encoding ADP-ribosyl cyclase/cyclic ADP-ribose hydrolase 1 isoform X1 yields MEPPSSHLPSTMILGMVLILVALEEVNAAMIGTTPNLKSIVIGRCYNYITLINPGSRFDCEGIWREFEEAVVRRTPCSVQVKDYQRMFHATPQKLPCDKLLFWSKTHELVHNYSALTRHFWTLEDTLVGYMFNDLIWCGEEEQDRGFNFSACPLWSECVHHPVYSLWKQASQNFAEAACGNITVILNGSIKDAFNRNSMFGGVELDSLNPRMVNYVNIKVVANLEGPHIESCTKGSIVELMRILQSRGFRWTCTDNDLTLTILQCLRNPRQYSCLTCSNSLMAV; encoded by the exons ATGGAGCCACCATCCAGCCATCTGCCGTCCACCATGATACTAG GGATGGTTCTCATTCTTGTGGCCCTGGAAGAGGTGAACGCTGCGATGATAGGAACCACTCCAAACTTAAAAAGCATTGTGATTGGGCGATGCTATAATTACATCACTCTAATCAACCCTGGCTCCAG GTTTGACTGTGAGGGGATTTGGAGGGAGTTTGAGGAGGCCGTGGTGAGGAGGACACCCTGCAGTGTTCAGGTCAAAGACTACCAGCGCATGTTCCACGCCACTCCACAGAAGCTACCCTGTGATAAG CTGCTGTTCTGGAGCAAGACTCATGAGCTGGTGCATAACTACTCTGCGTTGACGCGACACTTCTGGACTTTGGAAGACACCCTGGTGGGATACATGTTTAACGACCTCATCTGGTGCGGGGAGGAGGAGCAAGACAGAG gatTTAATTTCAGTGCATGTCCTCTGTGGTCAGAGTGTGTGCACCATCCAGTCTACTCCCTCTGGAAACAGGCATCCCAAAAT TTCGCTGAGGCAGCCTGCGGTAACATCACGGTCATTCTCAATGGGTCCATTAAAGATGCCTTCAACAGGAACAG CATGTTTGGGGGAGTGGAGCTGGACAGCCTGAACCCCCGAATGGTGAACTACGTCAACATAAAGGTGGTGGCCAACCTGGAGGGCCCTCACAT agAGTCCTGCACAAAGGGATCCATAGTGGAGCTGATGAGAATTCTCCAATCCAGAGGATTCCGCTGGACATGCACAGACAATGACCT GACCCTGACGATCCTGCAGTGTCTGAGGAACCCCAGGCAATACTCCTGCCTCACCTGCTCCAACAGCCTCATGGCAGTATGA
- the LOC134454939 gene encoding ADP-ribosyl cyclase/cyclic ADP-ribose hydrolase 1 isoform X2, whose product MRVAEAVVRFDCEGIWREFEEAVVRRTPCSVQVKDYQRMFHATPQKLPCDKLLFWSKTHELVHNYSALTRHFWTLEDTLVGYMFNDLIWCGEEEQDRGFNFSACPLWSECVHHPVYSLWKQASQNFAEAACGNITVILNGSIKDAFNRNSMFGGVELDSLNPRMVNYVNIKVVANLEGPHIESCTKGSIVELMRILQSRGFRWTCTDNDLTLTILQCLRNPRQYSCLTCSNSLMAV is encoded by the exons atgagggtggcagaggctgttgtgag GTTTGACTGTGAGGGGATTTGGAGGGAGTTTGAGGAGGCCGTGGTGAGGAGGACACCCTGCAGTGTTCAGGTCAAAGACTACCAGCGCATGTTCCACGCCACTCCACAGAAGCTACCCTGTGATAAG CTGCTGTTCTGGAGCAAGACTCATGAGCTGGTGCATAACTACTCTGCGTTGACGCGACACTTCTGGACTTTGGAAGACACCCTGGTGGGATACATGTTTAACGACCTCATCTGGTGCGGGGAGGAGGAGCAAGACAGAG gatTTAATTTCAGTGCATGTCCTCTGTGGTCAGAGTGTGTGCACCATCCAGTCTACTCCCTCTGGAAACAGGCATCCCAAAAT TTCGCTGAGGCAGCCTGCGGTAACATCACGGTCATTCTCAATGGGTCCATTAAAGATGCCTTCAACAGGAACAG CATGTTTGGGGGAGTGGAGCTGGACAGCCTGAACCCCCGAATGGTGAACTACGTCAACATAAAGGTGGTGGCCAACCTGGAGGGCCCTCACAT agAGTCCTGCACAAAGGGATCCATAGTGGAGCTGATGAGAATTCTCCAATCCAGAGGATTCCGCTGGACATGCACAGACAATGACCT GACCCTGACGATCCTGCAGTGTCTGAGGAACCCCAGGCAATACTCCTGCCTCACCTGCTCCAACAGCCTCATGGCAGTATGA
- the LOC134454940 gene encoding inositol monophosphatase 1-like isoform X2: MDDPWMECMDHCIAVTQEAGKMIREALQKDISIKQKSSPVDLVTETDQKVENLIISSIREKYPTHSFIGEESVAAGAPSILTDDPTWIIDPIDGTTNFVHRFPFVSVSIGFTVNKEIEFGIVYSCIEDKMYTARKGKGAFCNGVPIKVSGQKDISQSLVLTEMGFKPDPKIFRAMMANMESILTIPVHGIRAPGSAAVNMCLVASGAADAYYHMLEY, from the exons ATGGATGATCCATGGATGGAGTGTATGGATCACTGCATTGCTGTGACTCAAGAGGCCGGAAAG ATGATTCGCGAGGCGCTGCAGAAGGATATCTCCATCAAGCAGAAGAGCTCCCCAGTCGACCTTGTCACCGAGACGGACCAGAAAGTGGAGAACCTCATCATCTCCTCCATCAGAGAAAAGTACCCCACGCACAG TTTCATAGGTGAGGAGTCGGTAGCAGCCGGTGCGCCCAGCATCTTAACAGACGACCCCACATGGATCATCGACCCCATCGACGGCACCACCAACTTTGTACACAG GTTTCCCTTTGTCTCCGTATCCATCGGCTTCACAGTCAACAAAGAG ATAGAGTTCGGCATAGTCTACAGCTGTATAGAGGATAAGATGTACACGGCTCGGAAAGGTAAAGGAGCCTTCTGCAACGGGGTCCCCATCAAAGTGTCCGGACAAAAAG ATATCAGCCAGTCTCTGGTGCTGACGGAGATGGGTTTCAAGCCTGATCCCAAGATCTTCAGAGCCATGATGGCTAACATGGAGTCCATACTCACCATCCCTGTGCatgg GATCCGTGCCCCTGGCAGTGCGGCGGTCAACATGTGCCTGGTAGCCAGTGGGGCAGCTGATGCCTACTACCACATGTTAGAATACTag